The stretch of DNA TTTCGACATAGCCGGGCTTGGCGCGGAAAAATGTCAGCACCACGTCGCCGGTATCGTCCGAGGCATAGACGAGGTAGGGCGCGCGGGAATTGCGCGGCGGAGGCGGCCGGTGGCGGTCCACGGTGACCTCCAGCGTCACCACGGTTCCCTGCACCGCCTCGCGAATCTTCGGCCGCGCCCGCCGGTCAATCACGCTCGCCGGCAGGTGCAGCAAGAGATCGACCAGCCGCGGCGTCTCATCGCGCGACAGCAGATAGCGCAAGAGCTTGTCCTGCTTCGGCCCGACGCCAGGAAGGGTCGTGACCGGTGCGAACAGCGGATTGAGCAGGGTGGGGCGCATCGGTGTCTCGCAGGCGTCATGCGCGGGCTTGACCCGCGCATCCATCTTCAAAAGAGGATGGATTGCCGGGTCAAGCCCGGCAATGACGGCACAGCGAATAATCGCGAACAACAAGGGCTGACATTGGCGATCCCGGCAGCTATATCAACCCCGCCCGGCACGTCCGGGCTTTTGGCGTTCGAAATGGAATGGGACAATGACGGGTACGACACGATCAAGCGGTGGCCTCGACGACCGCCGCAAGCGGCTTTTATTCCGCTGCTGGCATCGCGGTACCCGCGAAATGGATCTCATCCTCGGCCGCTTTGCGGATGCCGAGATATCTGCCATGCGCGATGACGAACTGGCCGAACTCGAACGCCTGATCGAGGTGCCCGATCCCGATCTCTATGCCGCGCTGATTGGCGACACGCCGCTCGATTCGGAATATGCGACCGCGCTGTTCGACCGCATCAAGGCGTTTCGCGCCGTGGATCATGACGCATGAAGGCTCCAGTCACATCACCCGCCGCGCTGCTGGCTCCCGGCCGCGCGCTGACCTTTGCCAACGTCGCCGAGGGCGCCGAGGGGCTGGTCGTATCCGATCTTGCGCGCGCGGTGGCGGCGCGGCCAAAACCGCCGGCGGTGAGCCTTGCCGTCGTCTGCCGTGACGGTCCGCGCATGCAGCAGCTCGCGCGGGCGCTGGAATTCTTCGCCCCCGATTTGCCGGTGATGCAGTTTCCGGCCTGGGACTGCCAGCCCTATGACCGGGTGTCGCCGCATGGCGGCATCCTGGCGCAGCGCCTGACCACGCTGGCGCGGCTGTCGCGCCTGCAGGGCAGTGACAAGCCGCTGATCGTGCTGACCACCGTCAACGCCATCG from Bradyrhizobium sp. AZCC 1693 encodes:
- a CDS encoding FAD assembly factor SdhE; the encoded protein is MTGTTRSSGGLDDRRKRLLFRCWHRGTREMDLILGRFADAEISAMRDDELAELERLIEVPDPDLYAALIGDTPLDSEYATALFDRIKAFRAVDHDA